The following coding sequences are from one Desulfosoma caldarium window:
- the rdgC gene encoding recombination-associated protein RdgC, with protein sequence MGLQSSTVTLTCFHVPDPPVADVWSFIDESLHEGAYREGAQGEASAKGFARWEDLFDASFPFASYRKGEYVAFQFRWDQRKVPPLVLKQYEREAVQAYRAEHDGKFPPRHERLKIREAIQNQLLERVLPQPFGCEVVWSPAQCRLLVGTASLKMLEAFLEHFERSFKLHPIPLYHVQWALYGLSLPENLKDALSGLVSVKSPHALHEGRFLGYEFLTWLWYLAESRQGRVPLEQGAFATLALGEKVVLSRQDDGKERVICTTQAGALDEARTALRQGKMVEEAQWIVMTADNEYTLTLDRDLWAVKGLKTPKQIPHAEEEDPDARFLEKMFFIDEVLGVLNAAYREFLLARLRSSWASDVLPAMRHWIQGGQLNAATSGSHDVA encoded by the coding sequence ATGGGTCTTCAAAGCAGCACGGTGACGTTGACGTGTTTTCATGTGCCGGATCCTCCTGTGGCCGACGTGTGGTCTTTCATCGACGAAAGCCTTCACGAAGGTGCCTATCGCGAGGGTGCGCAGGGTGAGGCTTCGGCCAAAGGATTCGCCCGCTGGGAGGACCTCTTCGATGCCTCTTTTCCTTTTGCGAGCTACCGCAAAGGGGAATACGTGGCCTTTCAGTTCCGATGGGATCAGCGCAAGGTTCCCCCGTTGGTTCTGAAACAGTATGAGCGGGAAGCCGTTCAGGCCTATCGGGCGGAACACGACGGCAAGTTTCCCCCTCGGCACGAACGCCTCAAGATCCGTGAAGCCATTCAGAACCAACTGCTGGAGCGCGTTCTGCCGCAACCTTTCGGCTGTGAGGTGGTGTGGTCTCCAGCGCAGTGTCGGCTCCTTGTGGGCACGGCAAGCCTAAAGATGCTGGAAGCCTTTTTGGAACATTTTGAGCGGAGTTTCAAGCTCCATCCAATTCCCCTTTACCATGTGCAATGGGCCCTCTACGGACTCTCCTTGCCGGAAAACCTGAAGGATGCCCTGTCCGGACTCGTCTCCGTGAAGTCCCCCCACGCCCTGCATGAAGGGCGGTTTTTGGGCTACGAATTCCTCACATGGCTCTGGTACCTGGCCGAATCCCGCCAAGGGCGCGTGCCTTTGGAGCAAGGGGCCTTTGCCACGTTGGCTTTAGGCGAAAAAGTGGTCTTGAGCCGCCAGGACGACGGCAAGGAACGGGTCATTTGCACGACGCAGGCCGGTGCTTTGGATGAGGCGCGCACGGCCTTGCGACAAGGCAAGATGGTGGAAGAGGCCCAGTGGATTGTTATGACGGCGGACAACGAATACACCCTCACACTGGACCGAGACCTCTGGGCCGTCAAGGGCCTCAAGACCCCGAAACAAATCCCCCATGCGGAAGAAGAGGATCCGGACGCTCGGTTTCTTGAAAAAATGTTTTTCATCGACGAGGTCCTGGGGGTTCTCAACGCCGCCTATCGGGAATTCCTGTTGGCACGTCTGCGTTCCTCCTGGGCTTCGGACGTCCTCCCTGCGATGAGGCACTGGATTCAAGGCGGCCAGCTGAACGCCGCCACATCGGGAAGCCATGACGTGGCCTGA